A DNA window from Haladaptatus cibarius D43 contains the following coding sequences:
- a CDS encoding glycerate kinase type-2 family protein, with the protein MIENYDAVDNPEQKLALDCIIGGIHASEPATVIDERLSLDGTEMVIDDVRYDLAEYDDIILVGGGNAAATVARELEAVLRDRLDSGVVVTDNPVETERIDVLPGDHPVPSERGVESTRTLLEITESAGASDLVIVVVTGGGSALMPAPAEGIDLSDLQTTTERLLECGADIGEINAVRKHCSDIKGGQLAGAATPATVVGFVFSDVVGNHLDVIASGPLTADESTFADALDVINRYDVDVPDAVRIRLQRGIDGAYPETPSPGESPFESVRQHVLADGNTALKKAAEVAREAGYEPLILSSRIRGEAQEVAKTLVGIAEETADTGNPVEPPAVILSGGETTVTLHGDGTGGPNQEFVLSAALQLTEPGITVASVDTDGIDGASEAAGGIVSPEAVGPIIEARTALRDNDAGGFLSRHGGQIITGPTATNVNDLRVFIVSEQ; encoded by the coding sequence ATGATCGAGAACTATGACGCTGTTGACAATCCAGAGCAAAAACTAGCACTCGATTGTATCATCGGCGGAATCCACGCTTCGGAGCCAGCGACCGTCATCGACGAGCGTCTCTCGCTCGATGGGACAGAGATGGTCATCGACGACGTCCGGTACGACCTTGCGGAGTACGACGACATAATTCTCGTTGGCGGGGGAAACGCAGCCGCTACGGTGGCGAGGGAACTAGAAGCCGTACTGCGAGACAGGCTTGACAGCGGTGTCGTTGTCACCGACAATCCGGTAGAAACAGAACGAATCGATGTACTTCCCGGTGACCATCCTGTTCCAAGCGAACGCGGCGTTGAGAGCACACGAACGCTCTTGGAAATCACCGAGTCTGCGGGGGCAAGCGATCTCGTGATAGTCGTCGTCACTGGTGGTGGCAGCGCGCTCATGCCTGCGCCAGCCGAAGGTATCGACCTCTCCGATCTTCAAACCACGACTGAGAGGTTACTGGAGTGTGGTGCTGATATTGGCGAGATAAACGCTGTGCGCAAACACTGTTCGGATATCAAAGGCGGCCAACTCGCCGGTGCCGCGACGCCAGCGACGGTCGTCGGTTTCGTGTTCAGCGACGTTGTCGGAAATCACCTCGACGTCATCGCCAGCGGCCCATTGACGGCCGACGAATCGACGTTTGCGGACGCGCTCGACGTCATCAACCGGTACGATGTCGACGTGCCCGACGCAGTCAGGATTCGTCTCCAGCGCGGCATAGACGGCGCATATCCCGAAACCCCGTCTCCGGGTGAATCGCCGTTCGAGTCCGTTAGACAACACGTTCTCGCCGACGGGAATACTGCACTCAAGAAAGCTGCCGAAGTCGCACGCGAGGCGGGATACGAACCGTTGATACTAAGCTCGCGGATTCGAGGGGAAGCGCAGGAAGTCGCCAAGACGCTGGTCGGCATCGCGGAAGAAACCGCTGACACCGGGAATCCGGTAGAGCCACCCGCAGTAATCCTTTCGGGAGGTGAAACGACTGTTACCCTCCACGGTGACGGCACCGGCGGTCCAAATCAAGAGTTCGTTCTGAGTGCAGCCCTGCAACTTACGGAACCCGGCATTACCGTTGCCAGCGTCGATACTGACGGCATCGACGGCGCTTCCGAAGCTGCGGGAGGTATCGTCTCGCCGGAAGCGGTGGGGCCGATAATAGAAGCGCGGACGGCACTTCGGGACAACGACGCTGGGGGATTTTTGAGCCGTCACGGCGGCCAGATCATTACCGGCCCGACGGCGACGAACGTCAACGACCTTCGCGTATTCATCGTCTCAGAGCAGTGA
- a CDS encoding DMT family transporter produces the protein MQSFVNRRFVIIGLFGVLATLWGFSFLAISVGLESLEPILFAAFRYDIAAILLLGYAVYGDSTWRPTDRSNAGAVLAGGVFLVGANAFLFIGQQTVASGMAAILQSLLPIMTSLWAVGLLPEERISATDAVGIVLGFIGVGLIIRPNPANLLGTDVVGRLLIFVQVTGVALGGVLIQRFEPTLDKAALSGWSMFTGGLLLHVVSTSTGEAFSFPTGVRSGAAVAYLGIFATAIAFLIYFTLLDVRGALETSLVSYLIPIVATIVGVVVLGESITSFTIVGFVVVFTGFVLLKRRDIADVVTGAT, from the coding sequence ATGCAATCGTTCGTGAACCGTCGTTTCGTCATTATCGGACTGTTCGGCGTCCTTGCGACACTTTGGGGATTTTCGTTTCTGGCGATCTCCGTCGGACTCGAATCGCTCGAACCGATACTCTTCGCGGCGTTCCGGTACGACATCGCTGCGATTCTGTTACTGGGGTATGCAGTGTATGGCGATTCCACGTGGCGTCCGACAGATAGATCGAACGCTGGCGCCGTCCTCGCGGGAGGCGTTTTTCTCGTCGGCGCGAATGCGTTCCTCTTTATCGGCCAACAGACCGTTGCCAGTGGAATGGCCGCTATCCTCCAGAGTCTTCTTCCAATCATGACATCGCTGTGGGCGGTCGGACTGCTGCCAGAAGAGCGTATCTCGGCAACGGATGCGGTCGGTATCGTGCTGGGGTTCATCGGTGTCGGCCTCATCATCCGTCCGAATCCGGCCAACTTGCTCGGAACCGATGTCGTCGGCCGACTGCTAATCTTCGTTCAGGTTACGGGCGTGGCGCTCGGTGGTGTTCTCATTCAACGATTCGAACCGACCCTCGACAAGGCCGCACTCTCCGGCTGGTCGATGTTCACGGGTGGACTCCTTCTCCACGTCGTCAGCACCAGTACTGGGGAGGCGTTCTCGTTCCCGACTGGCGTTAGAAGTGGTGCCGCCGTCGCGTATCTCGGAATCTTCGCCACGGCCATCGCCTTTTTGATTTACTTTACGCTCCTCGACGTTCGCGGCGCGCTCGAAACGTCGCTCGTCTCGTATCTGATACCTATCGTCGCAACTATCGTCGGCGTCGTCGTATTAGGAGAGTCGATAACGTCATTCACCATCGTCGGATTCGTCGTCGTCTTCACCGGTTTCGTCCTGCTCAAGCGGCGCGATATTGCCGACGTGGTAACCGGAGCGACGTGA
- a CDS encoding amidohydrolase produces MSQQEHESLKQGLFETIEAERDRLKTVARTIWENPEVALRESASSERLQSILREEGFEVTTGIGGIETAFVARYGEENPVVGTMGEFDALPGMSQQAKAEREPVEVGAPGHGCGHNLFGVGSLGAAIAVKRGIEQNELSGSVVFFGTPAEEAGGGKVYMVRDGAFDDVDAVVSWHPGWYNAPGKGSCLAVDAFDFTFHGETSHAAASPESGRSALDAVQLLNTGVEYMREHVSDAARIHYVIQNGGSAANVVPGDASVEYLVRAPEREEVERISEWVRDIADAAAQMTRTDLNATKTSGMYGVLPNHTIADAIRENMEHADFPLDGEQDEFAAELRETLGDVEDSLQQIPEPKREVAREEAIFAESIDALDEGRTGSYSTDSGDVSWNVPLGRFRAATWPVGTPAHSWQAVAAGESLGTAGMEFASKTIAATLADLLEDPELRKQARMEFEERLAGHEYESPLPDGADPYELVKR; encoded by the coding sequence ATGTCGCAGCAAGAGCACGAGTCGCTAAAACAGGGACTGTTCGAAACCATCGAGGCCGAGCGTGACCGGTTGAAGACGGTCGCACGTACCATCTGGGAGAACCCAGAGGTCGCGTTGCGGGAATCTGCATCAAGCGAGCGGCTCCAGTCCATTCTGCGAGAGGAGGGATTCGAGGTAACAACCGGTATTGGTGGCATCGAGACTGCCTTTGTCGCTCGATACGGGGAGGAAAACCCCGTTGTGGGGACGATGGGCGAATTTGACGCCCTCCCGGGGATGAGCCAGCAGGCGAAAGCCGAGCGCGAACCAGTCGAAGTCGGCGCTCCCGGCCACGGTTGCGGACACAACCTTTTCGGCGTCGGCAGTCTCGGCGCAGCCATCGCAGTCAAACGCGGTATCGAACAGAACGAGCTGTCTGGGTCGGTCGTCTTCTTCGGTACGCCGGCCGAAGAGGCCGGTGGCGGCAAGGTGTATATGGTTCGTGACGGTGCCTTCGACGACGTGGACGCGGTCGTCTCCTGGCATCCCGGCTGGTACAATGCACCCGGAAAAGGGTCGTGTCTCGCAGTCGATGCGTTCGACTTCACGTTCCACGGAGAAACGTCTCACGCCGCGGCCTCGCCCGAATCCGGTCGGTCAGCGCTCGATGCGGTGCAACTTTTGAACACTGGTGTCGAGTACATGCGTGAACACGTGTCCGACGCCGCGCGCATCCACTACGTCATCCAGAACGGCGGCTCGGCGGCGAACGTCGTCCCCGGTGACGCGAGCGTGGAGTATCTCGTGCGCGCTCCCGAGCGCGAGGAGGTCGAGCGAATCTCCGAGTGGGTTCGTGACATCGCCGACGCCGCCGCCCAGATGACCCGGACAGACCTCAACGCGACGAAGACCTCCGGAATGTACGGCGTCTTGCCGAATCATACCATCGCCGACGCAATCCGCGAGAACATGGAACACGCCGATTTTCCGCTTGACGGCGAACAAGACGAGTTCGCAGCCGAACTTCGCGAGACGCTCGGTGATGTAGAAGACTCCCTTCAGCAGATTCCCGAACCGAAACGCGAGGTTGCCCGCGAGGAAGCGATATTCGCAGAATCTATCGATGCGCTTGATGAAGGGCGAACCGGGTCCTACTCTACAGATTCGGGCGACGTTTCGTGGAACGTCCCGCTCGGTCGATTCAGGGCCGCAACGTGGCCCGTCGGGACTCCCGCTCACTCGTGGCAAGCTGTGGCAGCCGGAGAGAGTCTGGGAACCGCGGGAATGGAATTCGCCTCGAAAACGATTGCGGCGACGCTCGCGGATTTACTCGAAGACCCAGAACTCCGGAAGCAGGCCCGGATGGAGTTCGAGGAGCGATTAGCCGGGCACGAATATGAGAGTCCACTTCCTGACGGGGCAGACCCCTACGAACTCGTGAAGCGCTGA
- a CDS encoding DUF6498-containing protein, producing MSATRYGNSPSTVIEFLPVLLANLLPLAGVLWLGWNPETLAAVYALELLFLFPLAGVKALFAGRPPVSDRGNGVVSVSESDLVDKRGSVTIHDRIPPIYPRTVPFATAVVSGGAWVGVFVIAPLSDVISMIEVFSRPEVLVSVVALLVAQLAETAYSYIRRGQYADLSPYAVVEIPARQGFFLAFLLFFVLAAGATFVLVGFVFMKVLFEWSGFRAECGGGGRLTRWLSGPNSDSMVESVAVPEGQFSTEIDADRRSVVVAAVWRTITTTGPFYVTMTGIVWVASVAFLSEGEVSLTLWLGVGLVAVLLFGIMLAGDIVEDVLTSGWMTYRRTGDQLVAYDRLTDELQWVTPVDVLRDAEVVKNRPSDRYFRTRTITVTTGWGNDETERTLGPVSDPELFVETFDIPIRSTDLSPLNRWFAGVAVASGIFILVGAVALVVTSFGSPGSWLFVAFLFPFFTAIPMGFWKLAHSY from the coding sequence ATGTCGGCCACCCGGTACGGCAATTCCCCGTCAACTGTAATCGAATTTCTCCCGGTTCTCCTCGCAAATCTGCTTCCGCTCGCAGGGGTGTTGTGGCTCGGGTGGAATCCCGAGACGCTTGCTGCCGTCTACGCGCTTGAGTTGCTGTTTTTGTTTCCCCTTGCGGGGGTGAAAGCGCTATTCGCGGGTAGGCCACCGGTTTCCGACCGTGGAAACGGCGTCGTCAGCGTCTCGGAGAGCGACCTCGTTGACAAACGCGGGAGTGTGACCATTCACGACCGCATTCCACCGATTTACCCGCGTACCGTTCCGTTCGCCACCGCAGTCGTCAGTGGTGGCGCATGGGTCGGCGTCTTCGTTATCGCACCACTGTCGGACGTTATCTCGATGATCGAGGTCTTCAGCCGTCCGGAGGTGCTCGTCAGCGTCGTCGCGCTACTTGTCGCTCAACTCGCCGAAACAGCTTACAGCTACATCAGACGCGGCCAGTATGCGGATCTCTCACCATACGCTGTCGTCGAAATTCCCGCTCGGCAAGGGTTCTTTCTCGCGTTCCTATTGTTTTTCGTCCTCGCGGCGGGAGCGACGTTTGTTCTCGTTGGATTCGTGTTCATGAAGGTGCTCTTCGAGTGGTCGGGCTTCCGTGCCGAATGCGGTGGTGGTGGGCGGCTCACTCGCTGGCTCTCCGGGCCAAACAGTGATTCGATGGTCGAGTCGGTGGCTGTACCCGAAGGGCAGTTCTCGACCGAGATTGACGCCGACCGACGTTCGGTCGTGGTGGCCGCAGTCTGGCGGACGATTACCACGACGGGGCCGTTCTACGTCACCATGACCGGAATCGTCTGGGTCGCATCAGTCGCCTTTCTCAGCGAGGGAGAAGTCTCGCTAACTCTCTGGCTCGGGGTTGGCCTCGTCGCAGTTCTTCTGTTTGGAATCATGCTCGCTGGTGACATTGTGGAGGATGTGCTCACGAGTGGTTGGATGACGTACCGCCGTACCGGCGACCAACTCGTCGCCTACGACCGGCTGACCGACGAGTTACAGTGGGTAACGCCAGTGGATGTCCTTCGCGACGCTGAAGTCGTGAAAAATCGGCCCTCCGACCGGTACTTCAGGACACGAACCATTACCGTGACGACGGGATGGGGAAACGACGAAACCGAACGCACGCTCGGGCCGGTCAGCGACCCGGAGCTATTCGTCGAGACGTTCGACATTCCGATTCGTTCGACCGACCTCTCACCGCTCAACCGATGGTTCGCTGGTGTCGCGGTCGCTTCGGGTATCTTCATCCTGGTTGGCGCTGTCGCCTTGGTCGTCACGTCGTTCGGTTCTCCCGGTAGTTGGCTCTTCGTGGCATTTCTGTTTCCATTCTTTACCGCCATCCCGATGGGCTTCTGGAAACTCGCACACTCATATTAA
- a CDS encoding HVO_2922 family protein, whose translation MPKEPIFELYQDAADEWRWRLVASNGNIIADSGEGYASKQGAQRGIRSVKASAPDAQVVVSN comes from the coding sequence ATGCCGAAAGAGCCGATATTCGAACTGTACCAAGACGCCGCCGACGAATGGCGGTGGCGACTTGTCGCTTCGAACGGAAACATCATCGCGGACAGCGGGGAAGGATATGCATCTAAACAGGGTGCACAACGTGGGATACGGAGCGTAAAAGCCAGCGCACCGGACGCACAAGTCGTCGTCTCGAACTGA
- the rdfA gene encoding rod-determining factor RdfA translates to MDQNNSQKKTSKIERIIRKYELDGMGERLETYWTDEGDEQRSLRNLADFFNQEVLRVELDQQNASLLEGEIENTYRLLTDETVSSGVRTETENSLARDGIDVEQLEKDFVSHQAIYTYLTKYREVSHESKADDAQTQVEKGADTIRRLQNRAIAVAETTLTNLRNTDRIELADFDVISDIRVVCNECGQSYSIDDLFDSGGCECMR, encoded by the coding sequence ATGGATCAAAATAATTCTCAAAAAAAGACAAGTAAGATTGAGCGGATAATTCGAAAATATGAATTAGATGGTATGGGAGAAAGGCTTGAAACGTACTGGACTGACGAGGGTGACGAGCAACGCAGCCTTCGAAACCTCGCTGATTTTTTCAATCAAGAAGTGTTGCGCGTCGAATTAGACCAACAGAATGCGTCACTGTTGGAAGGTGAAATCGAAAATACCTACCGATTGCTAACTGATGAGACGGTGAGTAGTGGGGTTCGGACGGAGACTGAAAATTCGCTCGCTCGTGACGGAATCGACGTGGAACAACTCGAGAAAGATTTCGTGTCTCACCAAGCAATCTACACCTATCTCACCAAATATCGAGAAGTATCCCACGAATCAAAAGCGGATGACGCTCAGACGCAGGTCGAAAAGGGTGCGGACACCATTCGGCGTCTTCAGAACCGGGCGATTGCGGTTGCTGAAACGACACTCACTAACCTTCGGAATACGGATCGAATCGAACTGGCGGACTTTGACGTAATCAGCGACATCCGAGTCGTCTGTAACGAATGCGGTCAATCATACTCGATAGACGATCTCTTCGATAGCGGAGGTTGTGAATGTATGAGATAG
- a CDS encoding amphi-Trp domain-containing protein, whose amino-acid sequence MAELEAEFEKSRSEIASYLREFATKLDANEASLTESGGRTHHSTETASPTDSVDGGTEQPSETRSSEKVTILVGNDSATVNPPETLSFSVAVDSDSSLMESGAEESVSFTLRWASEEVGEDDELSVH is encoded by the coding sequence ATGGCAGAGCTCGAAGCCGAGTTTGAAAAAAGCCGGTCTGAAATCGCGTCGTACCTCCGTGAGTTTGCTACCAAACTGGACGCAAACGAAGCGTCCCTCACCGAATCGGGTGGTCGAACGCACCACTCCACCGAGACCGCGTCTCCGACGGATTCGGTGGATGGCGGGACGGAACAACCGTCCGAGACACGCAGTTCGGAGAAAGTCACGATTCTCGTCGGCAACGACAGCGCAACGGTAAACCCCCCCGAGACGCTCTCGTTTAGTGTCGCCGTCGATTCGGACTCTTCGCTAATGGAATCGGGTGCCGAAGAAAGTGTTAGCTTCACCCTTCGATGGGCCAGCGAAGAAGTGGGAGAAGACGACGAACTGAGTGTTCACTGA
- a CDS encoding universal stress protein — MYEDILLPFDGSDGAIDVLHHGSAIARWADATIHVLFVADTTRDSVVTIEGQVIDALEDQGEDIVEEAVAALKDIGIDHKTDVIQGNPAPTIANYAERYGHDLIIMPTHGRTGVSRYLIGSVTEKVVRLSSVPVLTARIQPDERLDFPYEDVLIPTDGSRGATHAAQHGLSFAAVLDATVHALSVVDETSLGFDVRDTTSEMSGEQVANNAVDDLLSKAKTHGVTTTVSHIAHGSPFEEILSYIESNDIDAVVMGTTGRRGTDRILFGSVAEKTVRSAPVPVVTVGEGDATKS; from the coding sequence ATGTACGAGGACATCCTTCTCCCATTCGACGGAAGCGACGGTGCTATAGACGTGCTCCATCACGGCAGTGCTATTGCACGATGGGCCGATGCGACTATCCACGTCCTCTTCGTGGCGGACACCACTCGTGACAGCGTTGTCACAATCGAAGGGCAGGTAATTGATGCATTGGAAGACCAAGGAGAAGACATCGTCGAAGAGGCAGTGGCGGCCCTCAAAGACATCGGAATCGATCATAAAACCGATGTCATCCAAGGCAATCCCGCACCAACGATTGCCAACTATGCCGAACGATACGGTCACGACCTGATTATCATGCCAACACACGGCCGCACGGGTGTTTCTCGCTACCTCATCGGGAGTGTGACCGAAAAAGTCGTCCGTCTTTCTTCAGTGCCGGTACTAACGGCACGGATACAGCCTGATGAACGACTCGACTTCCCGTATGAAGACGTTCTCATTCCGACAGACGGGAGTCGCGGTGCGACTCACGCTGCTCAACACGGCCTCTCGTTCGCGGCGGTTCTCGATGCAACCGTTCACGCGCTTTCAGTAGTGGACGAGACTTCGCTCGGATTCGACGTTCGCGATACGACTTCCGAAATGAGCGGCGAACAGGTCGCGAACAACGCCGTTGACGATCTTCTCTCCAAGGCGAAGACACATGGAGTCACAACCACTGTTTCCCACATTGCGCACGGGTCGCCGTTCGAGGAGATACTCAGCTATATTGAATCGAACGACATCGACGCTGTCGTCATGGGAACTACGGGTCGGCGTGGAACGGATCGAATACTGTTTGGCAGTGTTGCCGAAAAGACGGTCAGGTCTGCCCCCGTTCCGGTTGTCACTGTCGGAGAGGGCGACGCAACCAAATCCTGA
- a CDS encoding M24 family metallopeptidase, producing the protein MPQAVFDRSEYERRIERTKERMREAELDALVVSDPSNMNYLAGYDGWSFYVHQAVIVTHDREEPVWIGREMDANGARATTWLSEENIRSYSDDHVQSPYDLHPMDFFAAILEELDADDARIGVEMDAYYFTAKSYTRLQKNLPDAEFDDATLLVNWVRIIKSEQELEFMRQAARISENAMRAGLDAVGEGVPEYEVAAEIYDSLVRGTDEFGGDYPSIVPLMPSGDHTGTPHLTWTDRPFERGDPVIIELSGCRNRYHSPLARTTFVGDPPDEMQRRAEIVVEGLEAALDHVEPGVTAESVERAWRDVIEKYDIVKEDRIGYSMGLGYPPDWGEHTASLRPGDETVLEENMTFHSIPGLWFDDFGVELSETFRVTANGAEVLAEFPRELFTA; encoded by the coding sequence ATGCCACAAGCCGTTTTCGACAGAAGCGAATACGAACGGCGGATAGAACGGACGAAAGAACGAATGCGCGAGGCGGAGTTGGACGCACTCGTCGTTTCCGACCCGTCGAACATGAACTATCTCGCGGGATACGACGGCTGGTCATTCTACGTCCACCAAGCCGTTATCGTCACTCACGACCGCGAGGAGCCGGTTTGGATTGGACGAGAGATGGACGCGAACGGCGCACGCGCGACGACGTGGCTTTCCGAGGAGAACATCCGCTCGTACAGCGACGACCACGTTCAGTCGCCGTACGACCTCCACCCGATGGACTTCTTCGCCGCGATATTGGAAGAACTCGACGCCGACGATGCTCGCATCGGCGTCGAGATGGACGCCTATTACTTCACCGCGAAATCCTACACTCGCCTCCAGAAGAATCTCCCCGACGCCGAGTTCGACGACGCCACACTTCTCGTCAACTGGGTTCGTATCATCAAATCCGAACAGGAGTTGGAGTTCATGCGACAGGCCGCCCGCATCTCCGAAAACGCGATGCGGGCCGGACTCGATGCGGTCGGCGAAGGTGTCCCCGAATACGAAGTCGCGGCCGAAATCTACGACAGCCTCGTCAGAGGAACGGACGAGTTCGGCGGCGATTACCCCTCCATCGTTCCGCTGATGCCGTCCGGCGACCACACAGGAACGCCGCATCTCACGTGGACTGACCGCCCCTTCGAGCGCGGCGATCCCGTCATCATCGAACTCTCCGGTTGTCGAAATCGGTATCACTCCCCGCTGGCGCGAACGACCTTCGTCGGCGACCCGCCCGACGAGATGCAACGCAGGGCGGAAATCGTCGTCGAAGGACTCGAAGCGGCGCTCGACCACGTCGAACCCGGCGTCACCGCCGAATCTGTCGAACGGGCGTGGCGCGACGTTATCGAGAAGTACGACATCGTGAAAGAAGACCGAATCGGTTACTCGATGGGACTCGGCTATCCGCCGGACTGGGGCGAACACACCGCCAGCCTCCGCCCCGGCGACGAAACGGTGCTCGAAGAGAACATGACCTTCCACTCGATACCGGGCCTCTGGTTCGACGACTTCGGCGTCGAACTCAGCGAGACGTTCCGCGTTACCGCGAACGGCGCCGAAGTGCTCGCCGAGTTCCCGCGGGAACTCTTCACTGCCTGA
- a CDS encoding DoxX family protein, translated as MSDKIDSTFDRLMRPLLYVMSFVYVVTGVLHFVVPKVYARIIPPQFPRPVFLVYFSGLAEVVLGIGVLFQRTRRQSAWGLIALLVAVFPSNVYMARNEILPDGVPDWANGIARVALWVRLPFQGVLILWAWWYTRVGSGNGE; from the coding sequence ATGAGCGACAAGATTGACAGCACCTTCGATCGGCTCATGCGCCCACTCCTCTACGTGATGAGCTTCGTCTACGTCGTCACTGGGGTGCTCCATTTCGTTGTACCGAAGGTTTACGCCCGCATCATTCCGCCACAGTTTCCTCGACCAGTTTTTCTCGTCTACTTTTCCGGTCTTGCCGAGGTCGTCCTCGGAATCGGCGTGCTGTTCCAGCGAACGCGCCGTCAGTCCGCGTGGGGACTCATCGCACTCCTAGTCGCTGTCTTCCCGTCGAACGTCTACATGGCGAGAAACGAGATACTACCGGATGGTGTGCCTGACTGGGCCAACGGCATCGCTCGGGTTGCGCTATGGGTGCGTCTCCCGTTCCAAGGTGTGCTCATCCTTTGGGCGTGGTGGTACACGCGCGTGGGGTCTGGAAATGGGGAGTAA
- a CDS encoding formate/nitrite transporter family protein codes for MVDSEQEEEETVRDAVESARSGAPAVGAVVRDRFSSDEIFQRIIAAADEEVTSSSRELFFSALAGGFAITITFLLYSSMSATMGGDPLLDVLLYPLGFIYIIIGGYQLYTENTLPPVALTLERLASIPALLRHWLIVLGGNFAGGAIGAVALTWGDVFSPEAKRAALSHAEHGIETPAASLFAKAVFAGLIVAGVVWVVYASRDTISRLVVIYLAFLAIPLGDLFHVVVSFTELVYLVLAADVALSVGITQFVGPVLLGNTVGGVVLVTVVNYFQTSEHRLESARFEGVDRQLSIREWLFGTLVGRSYVSMIDTSEPVADDDAYRIVVPIGNPRTESEIVTLACILANQRPSAIIHAVHIVQTPSRMSMSYDHNQRERIITESNQLMANVRETVDSYHVSYESSTVVSHRSFQEVFTTTEREHADLVVMGWGTDRPWGDARAERPIDELTNRLPCDFLVLKDRGFDASKILLPTAGGPDSELGAEVARACKSALGSTITVLHVVDNPDEHESGEQFLAEWAADNDVDAAELVVDDSGDVGDAIYRESNEHSLVIVGATEKGLLSRLVTESLHFDVLNEVDCSVVLAERPDSRTIFERLFGD; via the coding sequence ATGGTGGACTCGGAGCAGGAGGAAGAAGAGACGGTTCGTGACGCTGTCGAAAGCGCGCGAAGCGGTGCTCCTGCCGTCGGAGCAGTCGTGCGAGATCGGTTTTCGTCGGACGAAATATTTCAGCGGATTATCGCCGCTGCCGACGAGGAGGTCACGTCAAGTTCCCGTGAACTGTTTTTTAGTGCGCTCGCAGGGGGGTTTGCTATCACGATTACATTCTTGCTGTACTCTTCGATGTCGGCGACGATGGGCGGCGACCCGCTTTTGGACGTCCTCTTGTACCCTCTCGGATTCATCTATATCATCATCGGTGGCTACCAACTGTACACCGAAAACACGCTTCCGCCGGTTGCACTGACGCTGGAACGACTTGCCAGCATCCCAGCGTTGCTTCGCCACTGGCTCATCGTCCTCGGTGGTAACTTCGCGGGCGGTGCCATCGGTGCAGTTGCGCTTACGTGGGGAGATGTTTTTTCGCCCGAAGCGAAGAGGGCAGCCTTGAGCCACGCTGAACACGGTATCGAGACACCGGCGGCATCGCTGTTTGCGAAGGCCGTCTTTGCCGGACTCATCGTCGCCGGTGTCGTTTGGGTGGTGTACGCCTCCCGTGACACGATTTCTCGACTCGTAGTCATCTATCTGGCATTCCTTGCGATTCCGCTCGGTGATCTCTTTCACGTCGTCGTCTCCTTCACGGAATTGGTGTACTTGGTTCTTGCAGCTGACGTTGCACTCTCTGTCGGAATAACGCAGTTCGTCGGGCCGGTACTGCTCGGCAACACGGTGGGCGGTGTCGTCTTAGTGACGGTCGTCAACTACTTCCAAACGAGCGAACACCGCCTCGAATCGGCTCGGTTCGAAGGGGTCGATCGCCAGTTGTCGATTCGAGAGTGGCTGTTTGGCACGCTCGTCGGTCGGTCGTACGTTTCGATGATAGACACCAGCGAGCCGGTTGCCGATGACGATGCCTATCGAATAGTGGTCCCGATCGGCAACCCCCGCACCGAGTCAGAAATCGTTACTCTGGCGTGCATTCTCGCTAATCAACGTCCGTCCGCGATCATCCACGCGGTTCACATCGTGCAGACGCCATCTCGTATGTCGATGAGCTACGACCACAATCAGCGAGAGCGAATCATTACGGAATCCAATCAACTCATGGCGAACGTCCGCGAAACCGTGGATTCTTACCACGTGTCGTATGAGTCATCGACGGTCGTTTCCCATCGCTCGTTTCAAGAAGTGTTTACGACGACCGAACGTGAACACGCCGACCTCGTCGTTATGGGATGGGGAACCGACCGACCGTGGGGAGACGCTCGCGCAGAGCGACCGATAGACGAGCTGACGAATCGGCTTCCCTGTGATTTTCTCGTACTCAAAGACCGCGGATTCGACGCATCAAAAATCCTGTTGCCAACCGCAGGAGGGCCAGATTCGGAGTTGGGTGCCGAAGTTGCACGAGCATGCAAATCTGCTCTCGGCTCGACGATTACCGTACTCCACGTCGTAGACAACCCCGACGAACACGAATCAGGTGAACAGTTTCTCGCCGAGTGGGCCGCAGATAACGATGTAGACGCTGCCGAACTCGTGGTTGACGATTCGGGTGACGTTGGAGACGCAATCTATCGGGAATCGAACGAACACTCGTTGGTGATCGTCGGCGCGACCGAAAAAGGACTCCTCTCACGACTCGTCACCGAGTCACTCCATTTCGACGTTCTCAACGAGGTCGATTGTTCCGTGGTGCTCGCGGAGCGCCCCGACAGTCGAACGATATTCGAACGGTTGTTCGGCGACTAA